The proteins below are encoded in one region of Phaseolus vulgaris cultivar G19833 chromosome 1, P. vulgaris v2.0, whole genome shotgun sequence:
- the LOC137815973 gene encoding uncharacterized protein: MGDLCFCWDSINKMIILQHNAIKASFQKSLHVVGHRFKVIAYKKLLGFVSKYALNLISEELDRVKSVGFDKSRCGCSLTCTHGLPCACPLASFGVGSIPLKSVHVMWTRLSFEDIATEQSSYELSIDKEFEVIAKRFKELDVAGKVNIKSKLQDIAFPEKTSIYALDHKVKTKGAVKMSRPTKFMRSTKRIPSCFEHVDFLHSQHDSCASKKSNEEGLPEIVPAKCIPFLDQFPVGYHPYIVDVVDVKADDLCGYRVVAAQLGMGEESWAVAGTDKWMTIPDMGYVIENRYNVILVSLSMLQSLSIFPLRTQAPSNFRHHRIIAIGHVHGNHFVQVKLKDGSPIPPTDILWASHRYPAAQTWSTYYTSRIQVYTQLMSIRRYL; this comes from the exons ATGGGGGATTTATGTTTCTGCTGGGATTCCATCAATAAGATGATTATTTTACAACATAATGCAATCAAAGCTTCATTCCAAAAGAGTTTGCATGTGGTTGGACATCGGTTTAAGGTTATAGCTTACAAAAAATTGTTAGGTTTTGTGTCTAAATATGCTTTGAACCTTATTTCGGAAGAGCTTGATAGGGTTAAATCAGTGGGGTTTGATAAAAGTAGGTGTGGATGTAGTCTTACATGTACTCATGGTCTTCCTTGTGCGTGTCCATTGGCTTCATTTGGTGTTGGTAGCATACCACTTAAATCAGTACATGTGATGTGGACTCGTTTAAGCTTTGAAGACATTGCAACTGAACAATCTTCATATGAGTTGTCAATTGATAAAGAGTTTGAGGTCATCGCGAAGCGGTTTAAAGAGTTGGATGTTGCAGGTAAGGTTAACATCAAAAGTAAATTGCAGGATATTGCCTTTCCAGAGAAGACATCTATTTACGCACTAGATCATAAGGTGAAAACAAAAGGTGCTGTAAAGATGTCTCGTCCTACCAAATTCATGAGATCAACTAAGCGAATCCCTTCTTGTTTTGAACATGTGGATTTCTTACACTCACAACATGATAGTTGTGCGAGCAAAAAATCTAATGAAGAAGGCTTACCAGAAATTGTACCAGCAAAATGTATTCCTTTCCTTGATCAGTTCCCTGTAGGGTATCATCCATATATTGTTGATGTTGTTGACGTTAAGGCTGATGACCTTTGTGGCTACCGTGTTGTTGCTGCCCAATTGGGAATGGGAGAGGAGTCATGGGCTGTT GCAGGAACAGATAAGTGGATGACAATTCCAGACATGGGATATGTTATTGAAAATCGGTATAATGTCATTCTTGTTTCTTTGTCCATGTTACAATCATTGAGTATTTTTCCTTTAAGAACCCAAGCACCAAGTAACTTCCGTCATCACCGAATCATTGCAATTGGACATGTCCACGGAAATCATTTTGTGCAG GTCAAGCTCAAAGATGGTAGTCCAATTCCACCTACGGATATATTGTGGGCATCACATCGTTATCCAGCGGCCCAAACTTGGTCAACATACTACACTAGCCGGATACAAGTTTATACCCAACTAATGTCCATTAGACGATATTTGTAA